In Arthrobacter sp. Marseille-P9274, the sequence AAACCGCTTCCCTTGGAGAGCCGTCCGCGCTGTGTCCGGGTCGGCAGGTGCCAGCGCCGGGTATGAGGCCGGGCGGATCAAGGATGCGGCCGGAATCGGGATCCACGACTGGGCGCGCCAGAAATCGCCGCGCGTTTCGGGGTCATCCGCCACGACGACGTCGAGGAGTTCAAGCAGATCTGCCATGGATCGGGTGTGCGGCACGACGACGTCCATGGTCGGCACGAGGGGCCAGTTGCCGCGCACCGAGATCACCCCGCGCGACGGCGTATAGGCGCACAAAGCGTTGTTCGATGCCGGGGCTCGTCCGCTGGACCAGGTCTCCTCCCCCAGTCCGAATGCAGCGAAGCTGGCCGCCGTCGCGGTCCCCGAGCCGTTGGACGAGCCGGAGCCGAAGGCCGCTGTGAGGAAGTCGGCGTTGTACGGACTTTCGGCACGCCCGTAGAGGCCGCGCTGCATGCCTCCGTTGGCCATGGGCGGCATGTTGGTGAGCCCGATCAGCACTGCGCCGGCGGCCCGCAGGCGTTCGATCGTGAACGCATCGCGCCGGGCGATGAGATGTTCGAATGCCGGCGACCCTGCTGCCGCCGTCAGTCCCTTGGCAAGATAGCTGTCCTTGGCTGTGTAGGGGATGCCGTCCAGCGGTCCGCGGGTCTCGCCCCGGTACCTGCGCTCGTCCGAGGCCCGCGCCTGCGCCAGTGCGTCGGGATTCATGACGACCACTGCGTTCAGCCTGATCCCGTTCCGGTCGTAGGCCGTGATCCGGTCAATATAGGCCTGGGTGAGCTCTTCACTGGTCACCTGGCCCGCTTCCATGGCGGCGCGCAGCTGAGCGATGGAGGCCTCGACAACCTCGAAGCGGCGACCCATCACGCCACCTGCCCGCTGAGTTTCGGCTGCTGCTGCGTGATGCAGTGAATGCCGCCGCCGCGTGCCAGGATCGGCCGGGCGTCCACAGTGAGCACCCGGCGGCCCGGGTAGGCCTCGGCCAGGAGCTCCGCCGCCAAGGCATCCGCCCGGTCCTCGCCGTAGCCACAGGCAATGACCCCGTCATTGACGACAAGGTGGTTCACATAGCTCCAGTCCACGAAGCCCTCATGGTCCTGCAGTGTTTCCGGTGCGGGTAGCGGGATGATCTCGAAGGGCTTGCCGGCAGCGTCGATCTGGTTTTCGAAGAAGGTCTGAAGGCTGCGGCTGACGTCATAGTCGGGGTGCTCCGGATTGCCCTGCCAGTGCAGCAGAATCCGGCCGGGCGACGGCAGTGTGGCCACCATGTCGATGTGCCCGCGGGTGCCCAGATCCTCATAATCGCGGGTCAGGCCGCGCGGCACCCATACCGTGTGCGTGGTTCCCAGCGTGCGGGCCAGTTCCGCCTCGACCCGCGCCCTGTCCGCCTGGGGATTGCGGGCAGGATCCAACTGCACGGTTTCAGTGACCAGCACGGTTCCTTCGCCGTCGACATGGATGGCACCGCCTTCATTGACAAGCATCGAGCTGACGAGTTCGGCGTCCGCCTGCCCGGCGACGAAGCGTCCGATGCCGCGGCTCTTCTCCCATTCGGCCCAGGCAGGGGCTCCCCAGCCGTTGAAAATCCAGTCCACCGCACCGAGCACGCCCGGACGTTCATCGTCGATGACGAAGGTTGGACCGATGTCACGCATCCAGAACTCATCCAGCGGCGCCTCGACCTGCTCAATCCCGCCGCCCAGCATCCGGCGGGCCCGATCGCGCTCGCTCGGGTCCACCACCATGGTCACGGGCTCGAACTCGGCCACCGCATGCGCGACGGCGGTCCAGGCCGCGTAGGCCTCCTCTGCGGCGGCAGCGTTCTCGCCCAGCGTCAACCCTCGACGTGGGAAAGCCATCCAGGTTCGCTCATGGGGTGCGGTCTCGGCCGGCATTTTCCAGGCCATGCGGGCTCCTTCATCGTGGGGACGAGGGAGCATTACGCCGCTGCCCTCGGACTCTTGTTGATCAAATGATCAACAGCGAAGACAAGCTACTTTAGACTGATCTGTGATGTCAAGAACCCCTCAAAAACGATCCGGCCGGAAGAAACCGGAGGAGCGGGCAGCTGAAATCGCGCAGGCCGCCCGCGAACTCGCGCTGGAGCGGGGGCTGTCGGCAATTACGCTGCGCGGTGTAGCGGCGCAGGCCGGGGTCGCGTCCGGACTCGTGGCCCACTACCAGCCGCAGGTGGACTCGCTGGTGGCCAGCACCTTTTCTGCCATCGTCAGCGATGAAATCCGGGAGGTGGAGGGCCTGCTAGCCGGGCTTCCGGCTCCGCGGCAGCGGCTCGCGGCGCTGCTGGACACTCTGCTGGACAGCGCCCGCCTGGAGGTGACAGCGGTGTGGGTGGAAGCCTGGAGTCTGGGGCGCCGCAATGACGTACTTGCCGCACGCGTGCGCGAGCAAATGGATGCATGGCAGCTGATAATCCAAGGCATCGTTGATGCCGGCATCGCAGCCGGCGAGTTCGAGACCTCCGACGCCGCCTCGGTGGCGTGGCAGATTCTTGGCATGATCGACGGTTTGAATGCCCAGGCGCTGGTGCGCTGGAACGGGGTCAGCGATCGCGGTGCACACCTCGTCCGCGCCGTGGAGGGGATGGTCGGCGCACCCGGCGGCGGGCTGCTGGTGCACGACCCGAGCGCCCCCGATGTCCCGCACCCGAAGCAATAGGCCCGCCCGTCGCTATTTGCGGCCGATTTTCGGCACGCCTTCCCTGACCTTTCCGGTCCCTCACTACCGGCAGGAAGCAAAACGGGCGCACTGCTCGTCGATATGCGGCGTACGGGGCCGGTGCTGCCGCCACACCAGGACCCAAGGATGGTCGGCACAGGAACGGTCCCGCAGCCTGCCCGATGGCTGCGGCGCGGCTCGGTCCGCCGGAACGCGTCCACAGGCGAGGCGTTCCGCAGCATGCAGCAGCGGCCTGTCGCGGATGCGCCATCAGCGGACCTGGAATTAGGCTGCAGACAGCCGGTCCACCGCGGCCCGGAGGTCGCCTGCGCGCATGCCAAGCGCCCACTCCGCCACATCCGAGACGTAGTGTGTGAAGGCCCTGTGCGCAAAGGGGTGCGTGTCATTGACATAGGCGCCCACTCCGTCGATGGCGACGAAGATTCTTACGCAGGCGGCGTGCGGGTCCTCAACGACGAAGTCTCCCGTGGCGATTCCGTCCTCGATCAGTGCGGCCAGACGCTGGCTGCCCAGATGCTCCTGGTGTTCCAGCGCGGCAGCAAGAGCCGGACTGAAGCGGCAGAGGTGCCGGGCGTTCAGCCACAACCGGGTGAGCTCAACAGCACCATCGCCTTCGATGTACGAAATGAGATGCGCCAGGCGCGCGACGGGGTCGCCGTCACCGGAGAACAGTTCCTCGCGCTCTTCGGAGACGGCACGGACGAAAGCGGCGATGACCAGGTCTTCTGCAGCGGGAAAATAATGGCTGATCAGGCCGGGCCGCACTCCCAGCCGCTCCGCGACGGCGCGGAGAGTAATGCGCTCCAGGCCCTCGGACAGTGCCATCGTCGCCGCCTCTGCGAGGATTTCGGCGCGGCGCTCCTCCGGGGCTTTTCGGATCCGCTGGGAAGTCCGGCTTGACATCATGCCCCTGAGTCTATTGGATTAGTGACCAATATCGCATTGGTCGTCCGGCCAATAACTTCCTAGCCGCGGCTCTTCAGGAAACTGCGCACCCGAACCCCTCGAGAGGAACAACGTTGTCCCAGTCTCGTTTCGCTGATGTCGTCAGTCCCCCGGAGCCCCTGTCCCACCCCGAGACCAGGGGCATCGAAGTCATCGATGCCTCGGAACGGCATGGGCGCGCCCGTGACCTCTTCGCGGTCTGGGCGGCCCCGAATGTGAGCGTTCTGAGCTTCGCTATCGGCGCATCGCTGATTCTGCTGGGCCTGGAACTCTGGCAGGCCCTCCTTCTCATCATCGCCAGCGGCGTGCCCTGGATCCTGACGGGTATTGTCGCGGTCAGCGGCCCTGCGGCGGGAACGAGCGGTTCCGTCATCACCCGCGCAATCTACGGGGTCAGGGGCAACAAGGTCGTCGTTGCGTTCTACGGCTGGTTCATCTCTGCGGTGTTCCTGGCGCTCAACTGGCTTGCGTCCTCGTTCATGGGCGC encodes:
- a CDS encoding TetR/AcrR family transcriptional regulator, with product MSRTPQKRSGRKKPEERAAEIAQAARELALERGLSAITLRGVAAQAGVASGLVAHYQPQVDSLVASTFSAIVSDEIREVEGLLAGLPAPRQRLAALLDTLLDSARLEVTAVWVEAWSLGRRNDVLAARVREQMDAWQLIIQGIVDAGIAAGEFETSDAASVAWQILGMIDGLNAQALVRWNGVSDRGAHLVRAVEGMVGAPGGGLLVHDPSAPDVPHPKQ
- a CDS encoding amidase, encoding MGRRFEVVEASIAQLRAAMEAGQVTSEELTQAYIDRITAYDRNGIRLNAVVVMNPDALAQARASDERRYRGETRGPLDGIPYTAKDSYLAKGLTAAAGSPAFEHLIARRDAFTIERLRAAGAVLIGLTNMPPMANGGMQRGLYGRAESPYNADFLTAAFGSGSSNGSGTATAASFAAFGLGEETWSSGRAPASNNALCAYTPSRGVISVRGNWPLVPTMDVVVPHTRSMADLLELLDVVVADDPETRGDFWRAQSWIPIPAASLIRPASYPALAPADPDTARTALQGKRFGVPRMYINADSEAGTSAHPGIGGPTGQRIHTRQSVVDLWQAARRDLEAAGAEVVLVDFPVVTNYEGDRPGAPTIATRGLVNPDYLRHEIVDLSAWAWEDFLAANGDPGLHSLTGVEGAQIFPHPEGALPDRYGGFDDDIAEYPEHVRKHKVESFTEIPHLAEGLRGLEETRRIDLEEWMDGLRLDAVVFPAVADVGPADMDINEASADLGWSNGVWVANGNLVPRHLGIPTVTVPMGTLADIGMPVGLTFAGRAYDDTALLTLAAAFEATGARRTVPPRTPPLN
- a CDS encoding TetR/AcrR family transcriptional regulator — translated: MMSSRTSQRIRKAPEERRAEILAEAATMALSEGLERITLRAVAERLGVRPGLISHYFPAAEDLVIAAFVRAVSEEREELFSGDGDPVARLAHLISYIEGDGAVELTRLWLNARHLCRFSPALAAALEHQEHLGSQRLAALIEDGIATGDFVVEDPHAACVRIFVAIDGVGAYVNDTHPFAHRAFTHYVSDVAEWALGMRAGDLRAAVDRLSAA
- a CDS encoding agmatine/peptidylarginine deiminase, with protein sequence MAWKMPAETAPHERTWMAFPRRGLTLGENAAAAEEAYAAWTAVAHAVAEFEPVTMVVDPSERDRARRMLGGGIEQVEAPLDEFWMRDIGPTFVIDDERPGVLGAVDWIFNGWGAPAWAEWEKSRGIGRFVAGQADAELVSSMLVNEGGAIHVDGEGTVLVTETVQLDPARNPQADRARVEAELARTLGTTHTVWVPRGLTRDYEDLGTRGHIDMVATLPSPGRILLHWQGNPEHPDYDVSRSLQTFFENQIDAAGKPFEIIPLPAPETLQDHEGFVDWSYVNHLVVNDGVIACGYGEDRADALAAELLAEAYPGRRVLTVDARPILARGGGIHCITQQQPKLSGQVA